GATTTTAGGGGGCTAAAGTAAATGACAGAAAATGGCACATAAGAATTGGTTCTCTTATTTATCCAAAAGGGTTTCCTCCAAttgaagagaaatgatttgaggTGCTTGGTGCTGAGTATTTTCCAGTCAATTGTTGAATTGTGTTTAAGGACCCGAACACATCATCACTGCCAAACGTACCGAGTCCTTGTGATCTGCAATGACACTCAAGACAACTctgaataatttttcattttttcaattaaggaGATAATGTCATCATTGGCTAGTGATAAGAGAGGATGAAGTAATTATTGTTAAAGATGGTCCCATTTCGAGCATATCTTCTCtttaaattgaaagaaaaacaagaactATGTGGCAACCAACCTGGAACGTGGTGTATTATCATGTTTTTGTATCCCCATGTACGCACCTGAGACTATTAAATTGGACATATAACTAAAACTAGGGACAACAAAGATTGGAAGTCCAAAGGAAATAACGACctgaaaaaatatgcatttacCTGGAGGCATGGCTGATACAAAAGAAGGTGAATGTGGTGGCATTGCAGATGCATAAGATGGTGATTGAGGTGCCATCAAACCCGAAGACTGGATACCAAGGCTTGGAGTATACAATAAGCCACTAGCAGGTGTCACATTTGGCAATGCACCTTGCACGGATGCCATGGAAGAAAACTACATCACAAGTaacgcaatttttttttttttttgaggttaatacaaattttatctgcattaattggaaatttttaaacaaaatcctTGCATGCGtaccaaaaaaatacattttaaaaaatgtcatttaaacaAGAACATGTCATTACTAATTTGCTGATAATCAACTGGGATAAAGTACTTCATACATGTGAGTTTCATGTTTTCACAGAAAAGTCTTCAGTAAATAGAAAAGCCTCGGGCTTAATACTAGAAGGATCAACTTCTGCTTCACTTTACAGTTCGCCTGTTTCTACTCACACCAGTAAGTAAACATTGTCATCATACTGTCAAGAGTCCAAGAGTCTCGATAATTTTTGCCATAGCATTAAATTTGCATGTGATATAGCCTTTTTTTAATGCCATATGCAATATAGCTATCATCTACATGTTTATGGAAAACCAATAGATATATTAGCACAGCCACTTGTCTCCAAAATTAATGTATACAAACCATTCTTTTAAGTGGTGAACAGATTCTCAAGAATATGAATAACAAAAATGCAGTGGGAGACACCACGTTGCAAGTGATTGATCACATTCCAGTCTAATCACCTAGAGGACATAATATGagataataatgtttttttcgTTATTCAGAATAATCAGAATTGTTATGTGGTGTGTATTGTATAGGAATCTCAATTTCAATATCAGTCGATTTCCCAGACGCACATCCTGCTCTAGTTTTTGGCTTCTCTACTCCAGCACTTCTTAGCTGGCTAAAGATACAAGATAAAAGACTTCCTACAAGGACTAAATAAGCACAACTTAAAATTTAAGAAGTAGTCAAATGTCCAAAAGGACACTtggatgaagaaaaatataaacagTGAATGTAGTGAATTGTATCAGTTTGAATGTGTTGTGCATACTGGTGGCGCCTTCACTTGAGTTCTTTTGTTATCAAGGTCAAATGGGTTTGTTGATCTTGCAGGGTTGGGAAATGCTGGAATGGGCTGTACCAAAAACGAAAACCATATTAGCAGATCAACAGTCTGTTTATATTatgtagatttattttagttgataATCTTGGTGCTTAATGTACCGTTGCATTAGAATAATACTGCATGCTGAATCCCATGCCATAAGGAGAACCATTTTGCCAACCCGCGACTGGTGCAGTGACTGTTGTGTAGCTTGCAGTAAAAAGGTCCTACACATGAAAATATAATGCACATCACCATGGAAACTATTGAAGGGAAAATTGAAATAGTTTAAGGTAATTTTATTACAGCAGGAAGTTCCTTTCTTCCATTAGTTTCCACTGAAAGAGGTTCAGATCCAACTCCAGGACTGATGTCTTGAGCTGATTTTGAATCAGCTTGAGAAGATTGTTCCGCAGGGACGCTCAAAGGGCTCTGTTCATTAGGTGGAATTGAGGAAATCCATAGCTGGAGATATGCAGAGAAGCAAGATGATcagcaaataaataaactcaaaacaaacaaattttatCCTTACACGGCCAAGTAGTTTTTCAACTAGAGAATATTTGCACATTCTGTCATTACCACCCAACACTAAATTTTTCTCTGCTGTAAAATTTGACCTTCTCTCACCACTTCATGCTAGTGTGCTGGTGTTtgataaaaattgagatttcCTCATTCGATTTGACCATCAAGATTGaaagtgaaaatataatttaaatccatTCAAGGCTTCAATGGAGTCTCTTCATGTGTCCCACCTGATTATTTGGAGGTCCAACAGGTGGGTTAGTCTGTTGCCTGATAGGGCTACCATCTGCCTCAGGGGATGCAGTATGATGACATTGCTGCATGTTGTATAGTTTCTGTTCTTCAGGTATTTTAGTAGAGTCACCATTGCCACTAGGTGCAACTTGTGGAGGACCCCCATTAAAAGGTTCTGCTGGCTTACAGTGACTAGTTGATGCAGTTGTAAAAGTGCTGACACTAATGGGTAATGCTGACATCTGCTGTACACCTGCAGGGATGGTGCCTCTGGCTGCAGCTGATAGTGAATCATCATTGCTAGGCCCTTCAGACATGTCACTAGCAGGTACAACTGAGGGTGCTGAAAATTCGAATAATAAGGATTCCAAGGTGTTTGTTGGAGCTTGAAATGCCCTCTTTTCAGGATGCTGATATGAGACCCAGTTGCCACCCCTATCCGAGGGAGGCATCTGATGTGTCTGGGATATGGTTCCAGCATCAAGAGGATTAGGATCAGGGCTCCAATCAATCAAGCTTCCTGAGCTTCTCTGTTTATGTTCTGCTGGACTCCTAGCAGTGGAACATAGGTCACTGGAAGAAGCAATTTTCTGCAATTCATAATGGATtagaaacttataaaaaatatacagttTAGACTCCTAAGCCAACAGAATAACAGATTCAATCTGCAAAATTCAAGAATAGCTCATAATCATAACTCTTGCACAGGAAAAGTCATGTCCTAACAAACTACCTCCTTTGACCTCACATGGTCAAACAAGATATATATAACAGTCAAACAagtatagaaaattaaaaaactaaattagATGCAGAATAATATAATCATGTTGTCAATATTTCTTTCGTGAGAGAGAGACATAAGAGAGAGGGcactaaaataaaagaatgcgTCTAACATTGCACTGGTGAAACATTACTTCTGCAGGAGAATTTCTGCCGAAGTGTCTTCCCTGTGTATGCTACATTGTATAATTCCTCAGGTGAATATATGGCAGGTGCATCCAGTTAAAAAGGCATAATTACATTCTGGAATGAATGGGGGCATTTAACAATAATGGTCCTCTGAATGAAAACTCATTGAGCAAATGATgtctaaaggaaaaaaaagccGATTCatacaaaaacatatatttccTGTAGAACTTAGGGCACCTGAGTATTGGCAGAACCATCAGCATCCTTCCCATCAATTGCCTTAGAAAGCTCACCAACCTGTAGAGGAGAAACAGTGTCTCCCAAACTAACTCTAGCACTGTGTACCACCGGAGAATGGGACCTATCCGTGTTCTTTTCAAAGTTAGGCGGCTTGCTTCGTATCTTAGATTCTGTTTTTGAGGCCCTACGGCGTCCATACTCACCATCTCGAAACCTGTCATCCACAACCTCAAAGCTGGCAGGACTTCTCCTAAGATCTCCATATGTTGAATTTTCTTGGGGATATCGAGGGCTTATCCTTTCGTCATAAGGATATTTGGAATTTCCATCCTCACTTCTTCGACCAGGACTAGATCTTTCGCTATAATGCCGTGTGTATCTGTCCTCATAACCTGAGCTTCTAGATCCACCACGATATGCACTAACCTTCCTACTTTCATAAGACGACTCCTTTTCATTCTgtataagataaagaaaaagaaattagatgAGGGCAGCTTTGACTGCAGAGAGCTCGACAGAACTTCTGATGTTCAATCATATCCAAATTGATGAGGTCCAAAGTTGTTGAGCTTGCTAGCGTTGATATTATAAATAGATTGTTGTTGGACAAGCTTTCCACAGAACAAAATtggttattttaaaataaggatATATAATAACCGGGAACTTACCAATCTCAGTCTTGGGAGCTTGTCCAAACTCTTCACTCCGGTGTATTTTTTATCCACATAGACATGCTTAATAAACTCTCGGAGTCTTTGAACATTGCTGGAGGGAAATATGTCAATCAgaaacattcaaatataaataagatCAGCATAAAAGAAGTGGATAACAACCTTGCATCAGGGTAAGGATGACGCTGAGTATCCCAggctttaaaataaatttgcCTTGCTCGCTATGAAATGATTTAATTAACAATAGAAGGAAAATAAGTATAATTAAGGATGAGAAGGAGCACTAAATGGATAAATTACAACTGAATATGAATGCATACCTCATTTCCCCCTGCTTGAAGGGCACTAACTTCTTCTGCACTGAAGTTAGCCATTGATACTGATTTTACTCGGTGAGTGAATTCTCGACTGGAACacttaaaatgattatttttcacttcaaaATAGATGCCTTTAACTagaatcatataatttaatacaGAATTTACATGGCCAACAATGTGCCCAATGATGTCATGTAGAATTTAGATTTGTATTATCTCAGAAATATAATACATCCATAAATACTTACTGCACTCCACTGCAATTCGTGCAAACAAATGTCAAGAAAGTTGTGCAAACATATTGTGGCCCCTGCTAAAAGGAAAACTGTTAGTTATCGCATCGTTTTATGAAAGAGATTGAACCATAACAACGTTTCAaaccaaatttattttcaagaaaatgacAATGCATGCAAAAAGACAATTGTCTTTCAAATCCATGACTAATATTAATTAACACAAACATTTCAGATAAAATTGTGTAAGTGGGAAGGCATGAAACGACCTAGCAATGGTCCTAAATACGAGATAGAAAGAGTggttcagaaaaataaaagcctTAAAGAGTAAAATCAACCagcaaatataataaattgtataaattttcATAAGGTCACGCATCCTATCTGGATTTAAAACTATACACTGAGTCATTATTGATTAGTGAAACCTCCTATCCTATTTAACTCGTGAATCATTCTAATCACGCCCTTCTTAATATGCAAAaaccatatataataaataagaatGTAACAATTAGAGCGTTTTCCCGGTAATGTTGGAATATTGCAGCATACAAAAAGAGCATATTTAGAGAATATCAGTGTACACTCGCCCTGCCAGATTCTCATATGTAAAAGCACGTAACAAGAAGAGAAATCGCTAAAGAAGAAATTTCGTACCAAACTGTTGCAATTTATACATCTTTTATTCTCAGGAAGCCTCAAAAGACTGCGGATAGTCCTTTCAATTCTATCGCCTTCGTTCATCCGATTTGCCATTGGTCCAAAATTTACGCCTCCTTTATCCAGAAAACAACCAAAACTCAATACTTAgaaacatttttatttgaaatcgACACATTTATGGTCAATCAGAGCCAAGCTAGTAATTTTCTGtttattgttcgaacaaatTGGGAAGAGGAGAAAAGTCTTGTAAAATGTCAATCAGAGCCAGGTAGTCCTCCATTTCTACTTCTCATTCGCAAAAAATAAGATGTAAATCATTAGGTTTTAGCTTTTTTAAGTCTCCACTTTTCCGAAATTCTCTCAGCCTCCGAACAGAGGATAAGTTCTTGAACACCCAAAaaatttcctttccattttctaAAACGAGCCTTCTCATTTTATTGATTAACTTTATCAGTAAAATCGAAGGATTAAgaacttgttttaaattttctcaGTAAACAAAGGGAAACAGGGGGTGAAATTCGGGAATAGACCTGGTTATTTGATGGATAGTTTGTGCCTATATACGAACCGCATTGGAAGAGAAACCCTATAAATCGGTGACTCTGAATACAAATTTTGAAGAAGAATAATAAGAAAGAAGAATAGCCGAGCCGGATTGCAGAGATTTGCAAAGTTTTTGGAGGGATTTGAGACGGACATGTTTACGATAAAACAGGGGGAGAGGAGGGAGGGAAAGTTGGCAGAAATAACGGTAAGGCGAGTGGTTTTTGGGGCCGTTAGGCTTTAGCTGGATTGTATTGTACGGTCTATATGTAGAGTGGGGCTCCGCTTCGAAAAAATTCCTTGCACGAGTTGTGCAAAATTTATGGTGAATTttagagaaaaaacaaataggAAAAGAATAGAGCATGCGCTGCAATCctcgttgaaaaatgataggatcttattatttattttatatttattatttattttattgaatgattaaaaaagtgactattaataaaattatatatttttttatgttaaaaaaatatttaaaaaaaatgataaaaaaataaaaaatttgaaataaattataagtaGTAAAAGCATactaaccctatcactaccgaTCTGCATTTTAGTAATTTTCTTTCTCCTGCCTTTCTTGATACGTTACTGATATGACGTCCATTTATGCCGCATAGATTACAATAAACACATTGATCGAATGGTTCTGGAGGTTTTGCAGTTTCACTATATATTGTAAATGCCAATATTTAATTACACATGAGATGAGATTGCGATTCTAATCATGTCGCGTTGTATTATTAACACCGGGTGCTTCTTTAATTATCAAACACTTAAAAACTGAGGTCAAGGGACAAGAAGAACCAAAAATTAAATGGGGAAAATTTTTCTGTACAAAGATTGGCAACCAAAAGCCCTAAACCCTGCAGGATCGGTACAACAATTGCGCTTTATGCTGGCCAAAAAACTGATGGAAGTTGCAAAATACCGTTGAAGCAACAATTCTTTCTCCTCTTTCACCGCTCAGAGCTTCACGTTAAAAGACCATTATGTAATCTATGAATCATGACAAAAGGCCACACCACCACCATTAAAGAAACAATGTAAACAGGTGGCTTAAGGAATTGGTGAATTTCCAGCTTTTCATCTCCCTCTTCATTTGGTGACTACCCATCTCCATTTATGTCCTTGGCAGAAGCTTTGATCGCTTCAGCAGTCATTAGAGCAACCACAGCTTTATGAATAGTTAGATCTGCTCTGTAAAGCAACCTCTGAGCCTTCTCTCTCTTGAGCTTAGCCATGTTAACTGCATGCTGGGCAGCACCAGATGCATCACGCAATCTGAACTCATCAAGATCGGAACCATCCAACTGTTCAACACCATGTCTCTGAGACCCATCCAAGTGATAATGCTGCTGTCTTGGCCTCTCTGGTGATCCCCTATTCCATATGGGAACCCCATTTATCTTGTCCATCATTCTCTGATTGTATAACATCACCATCTGCTGGTCATTCAGAGAAACAAATGTCCCAAATTTCTTTGACTTGTTCCTCTGAAGTCTTGGGATTTGGTTCCTATCAAAGCCATCGTTGTTTGTAGAGAATAATAACCCTGTGTTGCCTGCATTCTGTGGTGAAAATATCCTTGGTGATGCCTGAGGAAAAGGGGAATCGTCTAAAGCTTCATGGTAATGACCCGGATATACAGCCTTGTCATCGGCAATAGCAAACCCATTTAATCTTTTTCCTGAGGAAAGAGATCAAACCAAATTAAGGAAAAAGCTTTACAAAGCAAACAAGCCAAAATAATAACAGTACATGTGTAGAAATGTAAGACGGTTACCAAAAGCAAGGACACCATCCTGATCTCCTAATATGACATTGTTGTGCCCAGCAACAGAAAACTTCCTCTGCGACCTTTGCTTTGACCCCTTGTTGGGGACTTCCAAACCCCGTGGTTTTAAACAGAAAGCAAACATGGGTGGCTTTTCAATTGGTGCAGCCTTCTCCTGACATCCATTGGGGAGGTTGGTATTGACTTTGGTCATAGCTAGTTCCCACTCATCCACTTGTTGTTGATACTTTTCCCATAGAGGCGGCTGAATAAAACACACTGATATTGAGCTTTGCAATACGTTAAATAGAAGCAACATAAACAGGCGAGAATGAAATTACAAGTTAAGATTTATAATAATAGATGACCCAACATCGACTATATATCACCACTCAATTGTGTAAACACAAGGATAATGGATGTGAAAGCAAGGTCTACTAGACAACACATGGGTAAGGAATAGCAAGCAGTAAAAGTAGATCTAAttacttctttttcaaattgcatataaatatcaactcagaaaaatgtATTCCTCAGCAAGTTTCCATAGATGTACTAATCAAATTTCCTCTCTCCTCTTATTAATGTACTCAGCAAATTTCATGCCCATCTGACATAAAACATTTCCCTTAGTTTCCAAGAGTGTTTAAATCCAAAAACTACTTATATGATTTAGTGCCAAAGGAATACTTGCTAAGCTTACCACAGATCTTAGGAACAAATTTGTTTTTGGAACTTTTTATGATCAGTATTGGTAGCTTCTATATTTTGTCTGTTGGTCACTCCACATACACAAACATGTGTATATATGAGTGTGCAGATGTGGGTGTGGATGTGCTCTACCTGTGTTACATATCTAGATGTCTATGAACCAGAGAGGATCAAGAATACCaggacagtttttttttttgtacgaaTAAGAGAACAGTCATCAActgaatttaatattatttcagaAAAGCCAAGTGATTTTCATCACTAGGGATGAAATCCCACTAAATTAGCCTATAGCATCTACCAAAAGATAATTATTATTGAATGATAGAAAAGAGATTATAAGATACCTGAAGATGTCGGATTAAAGGCATCCCTTTCTTCTGCCTTTTTTGCCGCCAATGCTCATAAATGGATTTGGTTATATCCATGGCTCCAACTCCATGCGTGAGGTCCTCAATTTCATCAGGTGTGAACTGATCACACTCTTGGGCATATGCAGCCTTCTCAAACCTGTCCATTGTTATTTCAAACATCTCCTCAGTGATCTTTCCCAAGATGCAGTTGTCAGTTTCAGCAGAAGGTGGATTGTTCAAAATCCACTGCTCATCATCACTATCCATGTCATATAAGACATGCGATGGATCCAAAGCAAGCTCAACATCTGTTTCAACCTGCCGCAAGTACTTGGAAGAACTGCGAACAAATGCTATTTCTGTTCCACTATCATCGTTTTCCTCTATCAGGCGAACCCCAGGAATGggaatgtttttaattaaagCAGCACGAATATTACGATTGTAACATTCTTCATGCATTTCCTTGAAAAGAGCCCATTGACTCCTATCTGGAAACTCCAAGATCCAATCTTTTCCTCCTTTCCACATCATGGCATGAGTGTAGCGGTTTGTTGACCCAGGCTGCAAAAACTGATGTGCTTTGTATGAATACTTCGTAGTCCCTGAAAGTTTTACAGCAAGCCTACACTCATTATGATCAAAAAGCTCTAGTACAACTTGTGCCCCGCATTCTCTCCACCCTCTGTCACCAAGTGTGATTAACACGTTTACATCACAAGATAACAATTCCATGTTTCTTTGAGAACCTCTAGGAACATCGAACGATCTCTTCTCATTACCCCTCCTAATTCGTTTGTGAGGAAGCACTTTATGGTGATGACTTCTATGCTTCAAGTTAACATCAAAATCTCCAAGAGGCGACGGGTATGAAACTTGAGTTCGTGGCCTTTTAGGCCCATTGCCAAAACCATTTTGGAAGATGTCAGCCTTCCCCTCTGACCATCCATTTGAAAGGTACCCGAATGAtgacaaattatttttatttcgatGCCATGTACTCCTGGGAGCAGTGGGGTTGGGGCTAGGAATAACGCCACCATTCATACTCCAAGACAGATCTGTAGAATGCTGAGCACTGTTCAATTCACCTTCCTCAGGCTTCTCAATTTGATTAAACAGTGGAATTTCAACACTGAGACCATTCAAAAAGGAATGGGAACTAGTATCAGACTTATCCCTCTCAAACGAAGGTCTCGGCAATAAAACACAAAGTTCTGGCTCTGAATGGTGGCTTTGCCACTTCTGCAGCTGAACAATGGCATCAGTTCCACCGTTTTCAGAATCTTGGGAACCAGCAGCAGAGGTTCCAGCCACATCAAGATTGACATTTTTGCACTTCCAAGAGAACTTTATGCAATCCCTATCCACTGATTTACCACAAGAAAGCCATCCATCACAAGCAGTGTCCTTTGACAAAGCCTTGAAATTATTTGCACCAGTATCCTTAGAGCAGTCCTCCATAACAGAATAGTCATCCACCACAAAACCAGAGTTTTCTGGATGCCCTACTAAATCATCGCCCTGGAGACTGATATGAGCCACACGACGTTCCATAAGCAGCTTCAGATGCAAGCTAAGAAAAAAAGTAGGCGCAGCAGCAAAACAAAGAGCAAATGGAGTGAGTTTCCAGGACATCTCATTGGAATTAGATGAAGGCTCACTGATATTAACATAGGTGCAATCTCTGGCCAAACCCATGACACTTATACCTTGATTAGACCTCTTCCGTAAGCCCTAGTAGGTGGAAAAAATTTAAGAGTTAATTCATATCATAAACCAGGTTAAAGAAAATACCCACGTTTCCATGCCTAACAAGGCCATGACAACAGAAGTATCTAGTCTCTTTAGTAATAAATTCATTCCACAAAGAGAAAAGACACTAcataacatctaaatatctaaCGAAGGGTAAAGTAATgtaattttgaagaaatatgCATAACCCAGGAAAAGTAGGAAGAATAAAAGGAATACCTTGATAGAGGAGGGCCGCCCACAATCCGAAGTTATAGGCAACTGATTTCCTCCATTTTGAAATGCATGAATATTATCATAAGTACATTCTGACAGAGGTAGTTGCCGGGTAAGCAAACAATAGCTCTTAAGTTTACGGTCTAGGTGCAACCACTTCGACTTCTTCAGTTGGGAGAAGTTGTAGATTGCAAATACAAGCTGCTTTCTAGCATCATGAACAGATGAGAATCTGAACCTAATCGAAGTTACTGGCAGTTGAGAGTCTACATACTTCCCCTGTTCCTTTGGTTCATGAAATACTCTCAGGACCAGAAAAACAAAGTCTACAACCTGCTTGATGCAACCTTCAAACAAGAGAAACCTCAGTCCAACTACATTATCAACAAAAAGCATCTCCAACTGAACCTTTTGCCACATGGTCATCACTATTCCATGCTGAAGTAGTAATATAGCTTGAAAGAACCAAAAGTTATCTGCTCCAAATGAGTCATTCAGGACCAACTGCACTGGGAAGCTTAACTCAAACCTCCATGATTCTAGCGGTGTTAAAGAGAAATCTAACAACCCTATATTGTCAAACAAACTGGTGTCCAACCTTCCAATTGAAACATCAGGTTCTTTGAAATCCTTGGTTTTGTCGTCAAAATGACAAAACGATGCAATAGAACCAGGTGCAGTTCTAGA
This genomic interval from Juglans microcarpa x Juglans regia isolate MS1-56 chromosome 4D, Jm3101_v1.0, whole genome shotgun sequence contains the following:
- the LOC121261283 gene encoding uncharacterized protein LOC121261283 isoform X1, which produces MENREENSHGAAIPEKSRSLDLKCLHKPRATKELQNNNLKRNNNSSEDADWTRNKKKTRKEVSLSSFGNVNDSSKKSVDEVCSGQFSSGSRDTKDLKSGLSQKSNGSSGFDTVSLSLNDNFIWIPKRKRGFAGRKKFEGSQVLKPVDKSNSKVALVDHIDNSSPNDSGTQVESSKVKQKKVFDEFKENRNSELNLVRHSKEEGHVGLLVVNNGDLSLTKPQRNCRKRRDLTSDCKSVVKEAVPLVDNSIRISDELREDDEENLEENAARMLSSRFNPSCTGFSSSSKASAFQSMNGLSFLSSPDRDFVGCVSKSLSGSESASVDTAFRVLRPRKQHKEKGHLRKRRHFYELFFGDLDAYWVLNRRIKVFWPLDQSWYYGLVIDYDKERKLHHVKYDDRDEEWINLKNERFKLLLLPSEVPGKAGQKKSFMRNRSSHEGKRHLKGKQKEKKDLTTEDDGCIGSFMDSEPIISWLARSTRRIKISPSRAAKKQKTSSPSLQPVSVGSSDEAVNLHCCLDGVSSRRDHDKSKLPANSESPDRLPDTVRLERPTMATTCPKDSKTPIVYFRRRLHKSGLDLFYTSEDTPVSRTAPGSIASFCHFDDKTKDFKEPDVSIGRLDTSLFDNIGLLDFSLTPLESWRFELSFPVQLVLNDSFGADNFWFFQAILLLQHGIVMTMWQKVQLEMLFVDNVVGLRFLLFEGCIKQVVDFVFLVLRVFHEPKEQGKYVDSQLPVTSIRFRFSSVHDARKQLVFAIYNFSQLKKSKWLHLDRKLKSYCLLTRQLPLSECTYDNIHAFQNGGNQLPITSDCGRPSSIKGLRKRSNQGISVMGLARDCTYVNISEPSSNSNEMSWKLTPFALCFAAAPTFFLSLHLKLLMERRVAHISLQGDDLVGHPENSGFVVDDYSVMEDCSKDTGANNFKALSKDTACDGWLSCGKSVDRDCIKFSWKCKNVNLDVAGTSAAGSQDSENGGTDAIVQLQKWQSHHSEPELCVLLPRPSFERDKSDTSSHSFLNGLSVEIPLFNQIEKPEEGELNSAQHSTDLSWSMNGGVIPSPNPTAPRSTWHRNKNNLSSFGYLSNGWSEGKADIFQNGFGNGPKRPRTQVSYPSPLGDFDVNLKHRSHHHKVLPHKRIRRGNEKRSFDVPRGSQRNMELLSCDVNVLITLGDRGWRECGAQVVLELFDHNECRLAVKLSGTTKYSYKAHQFLQPGSTNRYTHAMMWKGGKDWILEFPDRSQWALFKEMHEECYNRNIRAALIKNIPIPGVRLIEENDDSGTEIAFVRSSSKYLRQVETDVELALDPSHVLYDMDSDDEQWILNNPPSAETDNCILGKITEEMFEITMDRFEKAAYAQECDQFTPDEIEDLTHGVGAMDITKSIYEHWRQKRQKKGMPLIRHLQPPLWEKYQQQVDEWELAMTKVNTNLPNGCQEKAAPIEKPPMFAFCLKPRGLEVPNKGSKQRSQRKFSVAGHNNVILGDQDGVLAFGKRLNGFAIADDKAVYPGHYHEALDDSPFPQASPRIFSPQNAGNTGLLFSTNNDGFDRNQIPRLQRNKSKKFGTFVSLNDQQMVMLYNQRMMDKINGVPIWNRGSPERPRQQHYHLDGSQRHGVEQLDGSDLDEFRLRDASGAAQHAVNMAKLKREKAQRLLYRADLTIHKAVVALMTAEAIKASAKDINGDG
- the LOC121261283 gene encoding uncharacterized protein LOC121261283 isoform X2, translating into MENREENSHGAAIPEKSRSLDLKCLHKPRATKELQNNNLKRNNNSSEDADWTRNKKKTRKEVSLSSFGNVNDSSKKSVDEVCSGQFSSGSRDTKDLKSGLSQKSNGSSGFDTVSLSLNDNFIWIPKRKRGFAGRKKFEGSQVLKPVDKSNSKVALVDHIDNSSPNDSGTQVESSKVKQKKVFDEFKENRNSELNLVRHSKEEGHVGLLVVNNGDLSLTKPQRNCRKRRDLTSDCKSVVKEAVPLVDNSIRISDELREDDEENLEENAARMLSSRFNPSCTGFSSSSKASAFQSMNGLSFLSSPDRDFVGCVSKSLSGSESASVDTAFRVLRPRKQHKEKGHLRKRRHFYELFFGDLDAYWVLNRRIKVFWPLDQSWYYGLVIDYDKERKLHHVKYDDRDEEWINLKNERFKLLLLPSEVPGKAGQKKSFMRNRSSHEGKRHLKGKQKEKKDLTTEDDGCIGSFMDSEPIISWLARSTRRIKISPSRAAKKQKTSSPSLQPVSVGSSDEAVNLHCCLDGVSSRRDHDKSKLPANSESPDRLPDTVRLERPTMATTCPKDSKTPIVYFRRRLHKSGLDLFYTSEDTPVSRTAPGSIASFCHFDDKTKDFKEPDVSIGRLDTSLFDNIGLLDFSLTPLESWRFELSFPVQLVLNDSFGADNFWFFQAILLLQHGIVMTMWQKVQLEMLFVDNVVGLRFLLFEGCIKQVVDFVFLVLRVFHEPKEQGKYVDSQLPVTSIRFRFSSVHDARKQLVFAIYNFSQLKKSKWLHLDRKLKSYCLLTRQLPLSECTYDNIHAFQNGGNQLPITSDCGRPSSIKGLRKRSNQGISVMGLARDCTYVNISEPSSNSNEMSWKLTPFALCFAAAPTFFLSLHLKLLMERRVAHISLQGDDLVGHPENSGFVVDDYSVMEDCSKDTGANNFKALSKDTACDGWLSCGKSVDRDCIKFSWKCKNVNLDVAGTSAAGSQDSENGGTDAIVQLQKWQSHHSEPELCVLLPRPSFERDKSDTSSHSFLNGLSVEIPLFNQIEKPEEGELNSAQHSTDLSWSMNGGVIPSPNPTAPRSTWHRNKNNLSSFGYLSNGWSEGKADIFQNGFGNGPKRPRTQVSYPSPLGDFDVNLKHRSHHHKVLPHKRIRRGNEKRSFDVPRGSQRNMELLSCDVNVLITLGDRGWRECGAQVVLELFDHNECRLAVKLSGTTKYSYKAHQFLQPGSTNRYTHAMMWKGGKDWILEFPDRSQWALFKEMHEECYNRNIRAALIKNIPIPGVRLIEENDDSGTEIAFVRSSSKYLRQVETDVELALDPSHVLYDMDSDDEQWILNNPPSAETDNCILGKITEEMFEITMDRFEKAAYAQECDQFTPDEIEDLTHGVGAMDITKSIYEHWRQKRQKKGMPLIRHLQCVLFSRLYGKSINNKWMSGN